The Candidatus Rubidus massiliensis DNA segment TTTCTTAAAGTATAGATTGTACCTATCGAATACAACCCAAGACGCTGTCCAAATAATTTAGAGTGCGTAAAAACCCTTTAACAAAAAGAGTAATAGGTATGAAAACATCACAATTGAACAGGCCTGCCCTTGACAATTGAAACGCTTAGGTCCCTCGGCAGAGTCAAGGACCTTGGCTCTTAGGAACTTATCTTTCCACTTGTCAAGTTCGGCTTTGTTCAATCGTGATTTAGGGGCGCAACTTGGGTTTTAAATTAAACTAGCTAAAGATCTTAAACCAATCTTTAGCTAGTGCAAATCTTTACTGACTTTCTTTAAAATTCCAATCAATTGGATCGATAGCTGTATAAAAATAACCCTTACGACCAAATTTTTCACCTTCAATTCGAAGTTCCCGTGCGTTTTGGCCAGGACCGGTTTGAAAGACGGTGATATTTTTATGAGATATAACTTCGCCTTGCAATTCGTCTAGCGAGACTTCTTCCCATCCATTAAAAGGGATATACCACTTATTCACATCCGTGTTTTTTTTATCACTTGTATATTTAAGGAGTGGATTTTTACCAGATATGTCAAAATCGTAAATGATTTTATAAGCTTGCTTAGCTTGTGTTTCTTTATTTAGACCTATAACAAAAATTGTTGAAGCGCTCGCAGACATAGCTGTAGGTTTAAATGAAGAGGGTAAAGCGGGAACACTATAATTAAATCCAAAAGGGAGCCAGGGATCTGCATAAACAATTGAATCATCATCTTTCAAAGCAAATAAGCTCGTCGTTTCTGTTCCATTTTCATGAGTAACATTGATGGGGTCTGTATATGAATAATTTGTATAATAGCCTCTATTGGATATACTTAAAGATACAACATTATTTGGCACTTTGATCTTATCATTAAAAAAGTTAAAAATTGTACTGACCACGGGTAAGCTAAACCAGGGGTTAAATCCGTCTTTTCCCGCTAAATCCTTTTCAGGATGATCCGTTTGGTATAATTTCATGTAGTACACTTTTTTTTGCGAAATAACGCATAAGCAATTAGCATCAACAGTCACTTCTTCAGGAAGTTTAAACTCTTTATAGCAACCGACATAAATCGGTTTCCAACAATTGTTTGCATCTGATTTATATTCAGGCTTGTATTTACAAAATAGAACACCGTCGCGAATGATAAAATACATCCTCTCATTAAAAGTTTCTTGAGGTGTTTTAATCTCAATTTCTTGTGGAAAATCTGATGGTTTACTTTTGCGTATTAAATAAGCAAAAAAATTATAGGCATTGATTTTTTTATTGATTTCTATCCCTTTTGATAAAGGATAAATGCCACCAATTGATAATGTAAGCCCTATAGATTCAAGAACTGTTACCATTTTTGCAAGGTTAGGATTACTTTCTGAAAAAGAACGAAGCCACTTTATATGGCGGTAAATAAGGGGATTTTTTTGGGAGAGGTCCTCTAAAAGAGGCTGAATAAAGCCCTCTCCAAAGACTGTAGATGATTTAGCATAAGCTGGAGCAAAAACTGACATAGCAAACCTTTTTTTTGTTAAAAAATGGCTTACTATGGAATTTAAGTCAATTATTCTTCAGATAAAACATCTAATTCATCATCCCAATCATCCATATCCTCATATCCCTCTTCGCTTACTAAGTCGTCAAACCCTTCGTGAGCTATTTTGGATGGATTTTTAGGTGGTGGACTTGATTTTAAACGTTCTTCTTTAGTTACTTTTTCTTTCCCTTTTAAGTGGATAAGAATAGGAACTCCTGTAAAACCATATTCTTCTCTAAATTGGTTGTAGAGGTATTTTTTATAACTATCCGTCATTAAATTGGGATGGTTTACAAATAAGACAAAACGAGGTGGATCAATTTCTACTTGGGCCATGTAGTAAATGCGAAGACGTTTTCCCATGATCATAGGAGGATGATTTCGTTGCAATGCACTGGCTACAAATTTATTGAGTTGATGGGTAGTGATCCTTTTTTTAGAATTTGCGTAAACTTCTTGTATTAAGTCATAAATTTTTTCAACATTTCTACCACTTAAGGCGGAAATAAATAATTTGGGACAATGTTTTAAAAAAGAAGCTTCTTCTTCAACAGCTTTCAAATAATGTTCCATGCGCAAATTTTTAACAAGATCCCACTTATTGAATAAAAGGATACAACCTTTTCCATTTTCTTCAATCATGTTAGCTATTTTCTTTTCTTGTGCGGTAAGGCCATCTTCTGCATCTAAAACAAGAAGGCAAATATCCGCACGTTCAATCGATCTCTCGGTTCTAATCGCTGCAAATTTGTCTACGACTTCACTCTCAGATTGTTTTCTTCTAATACCGGCTGTGTCTATGAAGGTGTACTCTTGATCATCAATCGTAAAGTGGACATCTACGCTATCGCGAGTCGTTCCTGGAATGGGACTTACAATGCAACGATTATCATCTAATATAAAATTAATAAGTGAAGATTTTCCAACATTTGGTCTACCTACAACAGCTACATTGATAGACTTTGGATTATTCGTTTCATCTTCTTCAAGGGCTTCTTTATCAAAGCTTTCAAAAGCTGCATCCAGTAACTCTGCAATATGATATCCTTGGGCTGCTGAAACGGAAATAATTTTAGAAATACCAAGTGATTGGAATTGGTATTTTGCATTTTCCTTTTTATAGTCATCGACTTTATTAACTGCTAAGCATACCGGTTTTTTAGTTCGGTGAAGGATTTTTGCAATTTCTTGATCTAAAAGCGTAATGCCTGCTTGACTGTCTACAACCATAACAATTGTATCTGCTTCTTCAATTGCAATTTCGGCTTGTTTTTTTATATGTTCGTTAAATAAAGCAGTAGACCTTGAGTCTATTCCTCCAGTATCGATTACTTCGAAAGGATAGCCAAAAAAGTCTGTTGTATAATAAAGACGATCGCGTGTTACGCCTTCAGCTTCGTCAACAATAGCGATTTTTTTTTTAACAATGCGATTAAATAGGGCTGATTTACCCACGTTTGGTCTTCCAACTATCGCTAATTTTTTTAATTTTTTCATAATTATAACCGTGAATTAACAGTTAGAATAACACAATGTTAGGATTATATTTAAGAAAAGTTTTAATTGAAATTTTTATTTAAATTTATCTATAGTACACTTATAATGGTAATTCTAATAATTTAATACAGCCGCCGATTATTACTTCTAGCACCTAACTTCTTTATATTAATTTTTTAAAGTCTAATTTAAGCTAATATGGCGTTACATTATCATCAAGATGACATCTCTTTATCGTCTTTAAGACAAGACTTGAAAAATTATTCTTTACAAACCTTTCAAGCTGATGCGACCGCTGCTTTATCAGTTGCTCTTCTAACAATACCTCAAGCTTTAGCTTACGCCGTTTTAGCAGGCCTTCCCTTATATTGTGGTTTATTTGCAGCTATTTATGCATCGATGGTGGCCGCATTTTTCGGGTCATCGAGACATTTAATTGTTGGACCTAGCAATGCGATTGCTATTTTAGTACAAGCCGGTACATCTGAAATTTTGTTTAATTTTTATAGAGATGCAACAGGACCTGAAAGGGAAGCTTTAGCTGTGCAAATTTTAGCGAGTTTAAGTTTCTTGTCTGCTGTAATACAAATGCTCGCGGCATCCTTTAAATTGGGAAGATTGGTACAATTTGTCAGTTACTCCGTAATTATTGGCTATATGGCAGGATCAGCTGTAGCTGTTTTTGTTAACCAGCTTTATACCTTTTTAGGCTTAAATCGCATGCCTGGCGTGCATTCTCTTTATCAAGACATTTTTTATATTATTACCCATGTGTATAAACTGCATTGGCCCTCAACCTTAATAGGGTTAATCACTCTTTGTTCCATCGTTTTGTTTAAAAGGATTGATAAAAGAATACCAGCAGCGATTGCCGCTTTAGCTTTTTCCAGTATATTAGTTTATATTATAGATTACTCAAACGGTCTTTGGAATGGAATTTCTGATTCAGTCGATCTTTACCATACAGTTCCATTAGTTGGAGATACAGGTGATTTTTCTACTCTATGGCCAAATATTGCGTGGCCGTCTTTTGAGTCAGGAGTTTTGAATGCTTTATTGCCCTTTGCTTTCGCTGTCGCTTTATTAAGTATTATGGAAACAACCACTGTATCTAAATCAGTTGCTGCAAGCTCTGGCCAACATTTATCTGTAAACCAAGAAATTTTAGGTGTTGGGTTGGGTAATTTAGTGGCAGCTTTTATTAGTGCAATGCCCATTTCTGGTAGTGCCTCGCGCACTGTTTTGAGTTATTCACAAGGGGCGCAAACCCGTTTTGCTTCCATTTTAAATGCTGTAATTGTGGCCTCTTTTTTATATTTGTTTAGTTATTCCGCCGGTCGAATTCCTTTAACAGCTTTAGCCGCGTTGCTTTTATTTACTTCCATAAATATTGTGAATTTTAAACAATTATCTATCTGTAACAAAGCTACTCGATCTGATGCTTTCGTTTTATGGACCACTTTTTTCTCCTGTATTTTCTTAAGTTTAGATTTAGCGTTTTACATAGGGGTCATTTTATCGATTGTGCTTTATTTAAAAAAAGCAGCCATTCCACAACTTGTTGAATATGATGTTGAAGAATCGGGAGAATTGAGAAATCCTATTCACCACAACGAACATCGCAATATTCGTATTATTAAGGTAGAGGGAGAATTGTTTTTTGGGGCAGCAGATTTATTTCAAACTACACTCAAAACTTTGACGGAAGATGATACGCATACAAAAGTTATTGTCCTTCAATTAAAAAATGCTCGTGATATCGATGCAACATCATGTCTTGCCTTGCAACAGCTTTTTGAGTATTTGAGAAACTCCCATCGTTATCTATTAGCTTGCGGTATTACACAGCCAATTTGGGATGTTTTAAGTGATTCCGGACTTGTTGAGATAATCGGTAAAGAAAATTTATATATATTTGATGAAAAGCATCCTCATTATCATATGCAAAAAGCTCTTATGCGAGCGCGCTTTTTAGCAACTTCTCCAGAACCTAAACCATTGCCGAAAGTTGAAGAAGCCGCCAAATTAGAAGAAATTTTAATCCCACCAACTGCTGAATCTGACACAGTGTAGTTAGCAAACTGGATTTGTTAAAAATTGTTAAATAAGCAGTTTATTAGATGTGCTTTCCAACTTATAAATTGGGGATAGGATTCCATTTTAGATAACTATTGCCCGTGTCAATTTTTTGATAAACCCAGGGATCGTCATTTTCACGCATCAAGCGGTCACAACCTAAAACAAACCCTTTAAAAAAACCGTATTTTCTCATCGCTTCTAAAGTGTATTGCGAACTGCTTGGGAGAAAATGACTTCTAGGTCCATCTGCTGGTGAAATAATATTTTGGTGAAAACCGATCATAGTTTCCCCAAACCAACCAAAAATCGGTGTTTCAATTTGATCTGGAATAGCTATGGTTACATCATTCCTTTTGCAAGAAACTAAATCAGCGTCTTTTCCCCAAGGCTCTGCAAAAATGGTTAAAGGAACTAAGAAAATGAATATAATTTTTCTCATCAAAAGGCTGTCTCTAACATTAATAAGGGAAACCCTTGTGTTTCTAACAAATAATTTTTGGCATGACGTTCATAGAGCCTTTCATTGTATTCTTTTGCACCAAGTCCGGCGCCATAAATACCCCCTAAATACCAACCCGTCTCTAAACTTAAGGTAAAGATCCCAGCGCCGACATATCCATTATTAAAAAGCTGATAGGTTGTGGCAATAAATAGGGTATTTAGGACGAAGGAAGTCACGGCTGCTTTTTTTTGTCCGATATAGTAAAAGCCAGCACCTGGCAAAAGGGCATTCAAGGTTTCTGCTTTTCTAATCGATTTAGATTCTAGATAATAATTAAATAAAAAAGGATCCAATTTAGGATCTAAAAATTTTTTATTTTCTAAACTTACAAAATCAGCTTCGACAATATCTTTTGTAATGGATAGTTTATTTGCAAATTCAGGATTATATTTATTTATTATTTCTAAAATTTTAGCAGCTTTATCACATTCACTATTTTTTTGATAAGAATCGTACAATATAATCAAAAGATCTCCAAAAGCTGGAAATGAAGTAGTTACATTTCTTAAGTCACTACTTTCAAAAAAATCAGTGGCTTCCCCATATTTTTGCCCTAAATAATAAGCTTGTATGATCCCATA contains these protein-coding regions:
- the der gene encoding GTP-binding protein EngA is translated as MKKLKKLAIVGRPNVGKSALFNRIVKKKIAIVDEAEGVTRDRLYYTTDFFGYPFEVIDTGGIDSRSTALFNEHIKKQAEIAIEEADTIVMVVDSQAGITLLDQEIAKILHRTKKPVCLAVNKVDDYKKENAKYQFQSLGISKIISVSAAQGYHIAELLDAAFESFDKEALEEDETNNPKSINVAVVGRPNVGKSSLINFILDDNRCIVSPIPGTTRDSVDVHFTIDDQEYTFIDTAGIRRKQSESEVVDKFAAIRTERSIERADICLLVLDAEDGLTAQEKKIANMIEENGKGCILLFNKWDLVKNLRMEHYLKAVEEEASFLKHCPKLFISALSGRNVEKIYDLIQEVYANSKKRITTHQLNKFVASALQRNHPPMIMGKRLRIYYMAQVEIDPPRFVLFVNHPNLMTDSYKKYLYNQFREEYGFTGVPILIHLKGKEKVTKEERLKSSPPPKNPSKIAHEGFDDLVSEEGYEDMDDWDDELDVLSEE
- a CDS encoding putative sulfate transporterc/MT1781, translated to MALHYHQDDISLSSLRQDLKNYSLQTFQADATAALSVALLTIPQALAYAVLAGLPLYCGLFAAIYASMVAAFFGSSRHLIVGPSNAIAILVQAGTSEILFNFYRDATGPEREALAVQILASLSFLSAVIQMLAASFKLGRLVQFVSYSVIIGYMAGSAVAVFVNQLYTFLGLNRMPGVHSLYQDIFYIITHVYKLHWPSTLIGLITLCSIVLFKRIDKRIPAAIAALAFSSILVYIIDYSNGLWNGISDSVDLYHTVPLVGDTGDFSTLWPNIAWPSFESGVLNALLPFAFAVALLSIMETTTVSKSVAASSGQHLSVNQEILGVGLGNLVAAFISAMPISGSASRTVLSYSQGAQTRFASILNAVIVASFLYLFSYSAGRIPLTALAALLLFTSINIVNFKQLSICNKATRSDAFVLWTTFFSCIFLSLDLAFYIGVILSIVLYLKKAAIPQLVEYDVEESGELRNPIHHNEHRNIRIIKVEGELFFGAADLFQTTLKTLTEDDTHTKVIVLQLKNARDIDATSCLALQQLFEYLRNSHRYLLACGITQPIWDVLSDSGLVEIIGKENLYIFDEKHPHYHMQKALMRARFLATSPEPKPLPKVEEAAKLEEILIPPTAESDTV